TCGGGGGAGAGGGCAGGGTGAGGGGGCAGGTTCACGAGCATCTGCGTCGTTACGCGCGTCGACTTCGACGCGACCAGACGGATGCGGAGAGGAGCTTGTGGTCGCGACTTCGGGATCGCGGACTCGTCGGCGCAAGATTTCGGCGCCAGCATCCCATCGGCCCCTTCATCTCAGACTTTTGCTGCACCGAAGCCAGGCTGGTCATTGAGCTCGACGGCGGCCAGCACGCGCTGCGGCTGCGTGAAGATCAGGCACGCACGAAGTACCTCGAGTCCCAGGGGTACGTCGTCCTCCGCTTCTGGGACAACGAGGCCCTGACGAATACGGAAGGAGTACTTGACCGCATCGTTGAGGCGCTCGGCGTCAAAGGATCTCCCCCCTCGCCTTCTCTCCCCTCACCCTGCCCTCTCCCCAAAGGGGAGAGGGGTTCGAGAGGGCGCGCATGAGCGAGGGTGAGCGGCGGGTTTTCACGGTTTCGGAGCTGACGGTGCGGCTCAAGGCGGCGCTCGAGGAGGCGTTCCCGGCCGTCTGGGTCGAGGGGGAGATCTCGAACCTGCGCACGCCCGGCTCGGGCCACGCCTACTTCACGCTCAAGGACGAGGGCGCGCAGCTCTCGGCCGTCCTCTTCCGCGGGCGGGGCAGGCGCGTGCGCTTCGATCTCGAAGACGGCATGCAGGTGCTGGCCTTCGGCGGGCTCGACGTCTACGCCGCCCGCGGACAGTACCAGCTGGTCGTCGAGATGATGGAGCCCAAGGGCCTCGGCGCGCTCCAGCTTGCCTTCGAACAGCTCAAGCGCAAGCTCGAGGCGGAAGGCCTTTTCGACGAGGGGCGCAAGCGGCCGCTGCCGGCCTTTCCCCGCGTGATCGGCGTCGTCACGTCGCCCACGGGCGCCGCCATCCGGGACATCCTCAACATCATCGGGCGCCGCTTCGGCGACCTGCGCATCCTCATCGCGCCCGTCCGCGTGCAGGGCGACGAGGCGCCCGGCGAGATCGTCAAGGCTTTGGAGAATCTCCAGACGGTTCCGGATCTCGACGTCGTCATCGTCGGGCGGGGAGGGGGCTCGGTCGAGGACCTCTGGGCCTTCAACGACGAGGGCGTCGCGCGCGCCATCGCGGCCTGCCGCGTGCCCGTGATCTCCGCCGTCGGCCACGAGACGGATTTCACCATCGCGGATTTCGTGGCCGACCAGCGCGCGCCGACCCCTTCGGCAGCGGCCGAGCTCGTGGTGC
The sequence above is drawn from the Candidatus Methylomirabilota bacterium genome and encodes:
- the xseA gene encoding exodeoxyribonuclease VII large subunit; protein product: MSEGERRVFTVSELTVRLKAALEEAFPAVWVEGEISNLRTPGSGHAYFTLKDEGAQLSAVLFRGRGRRVRFDLEDGMQVLAFGGLDVYAARGQYQLVVEMMEPKGLGALQLAFEQLKRKLEAEGLFDEGRKRPLPAFPRVIGVVTSPTGAAIRDILNIIGRRFGDLRILIAPVRVQGDEAPGEIVKALENLQTVPDLDVVIVGRGGGSVEDLWAFNDEGVARAIAACRVPVISAVGHETDFTIADFVADQRAPTPSAAAELVVREKLVVIETLADLYARLKQAVTAEVAAYRERVEFLSRRRVLTDPARALRDLHRRLDELQGRLRLGLRSSQRQVRHRVALATGALRSRNPLARIAGGAALLVQLRGRLVAAAAHSMKASRSRFAETVGRLESLSPLGVLARGYSLTRLPSGAVVRSAGQVAVGDPLEILLYQGALGARVTDVKERDERHQV
- a CDS encoding endonuclease domain-containing protein; this translates as MRGQVHEHLRRYARRLRRDQTDAERSLWSRLRDRGLVGARFRRQHPIGPFISDFCCTEARLVIELDGGQHALRLREDQARTKYLESQGYVVLRFWDNEALTNTEGVLDRIVEALGVKGSPPSPSLPSPCPLPKGERGSRGRA